The following proteins are co-located in the Veillonellaceae bacterium genome:
- the larA gene encoding nickel-dependent lactate racemase — MLKEYALGFGDGEFKISLPEERVINFVEGKHYEAVADVPAAVKVALNNPIGTPPLKEVVKKGDSVAIIASDITRKWVRHDLFLPVLLNELNEAGIPDSDIKIVVSLGAHRYHTDEENVATYGQEVVDRVEIVQSYAPKTEDFVFIGKTSRGNETWINKHVANADKVILTGGIVYHLMAGFGGGRKAIMPGVSGYASIQANHRLCLHEEVGKGISPRCVSGKLEGNFMNEDMTEMAALAKPAFLLNAVLTAEGQIARIVAGHWYDAWLEGTKTVEEIFGVPINGKADLVIASAGGFPKDINLYQGSKTIDNAYIAAKEDGVIIMLLECRDIMEPPDFSGWFNYESLYDREIALRDGFTVPGFIALKCGAMARQIPMILVTLPENKAFVEKAGFIAAETLDEAIAIAEQKLGRKDYTVTVMPHAANTMPILKK, encoded by the coding sequence ATGTTGAAAGAATATGCGCTGGGATTTGGAGACGGCGAATTTAAAATTTCACTGCCTGAAGAACGCGTCATAAATTTTGTGGAAGGAAAACACTATGAGGCCGTTGCTGACGTACCAGCAGCCGTTAAAGTTGCATTGAATAACCCAATTGGTACGCCGCCGTTAAAAGAAGTCGTAAAAAAAGGTGATAGCGTAGCTATAATTGCCAGCGATATAACCCGTAAATGGGTTCGCCATGATCTTTTTTTGCCGGTTCTTTTAAATGAATTAAATGAAGCAGGTATTCCTGATTCAGATATAAAAATTGTAGTTAGTCTTGGTGCTCATCGTTATCATACTGATGAAGAAAATGTAGCAACCTACGGTCAAGAAGTTGTAGATCGCGTTGAGATTGTGCAAAGCTATGCTCCTAAAACCGAAGACTTTGTTTTTATTGGTAAAACTTCACGCGGCAATGAGACTTGGATTAATAAGCACGTTGCCAATGCTGACAAAGTAATTCTCACGGGTGGTATTGTTTATCACTTGATGGCCGGTTTCGGCGGTGGAAGAAAAGCTATTATGCCTGGTGTCTCGGGTTATGCAAGTATTCAAGCTAATCATAGATTGTGCCTGCATGAAGAAGTCGGTAAAGGCATAAGCCCCCGCTGCGTATCTGGCAAACTTGAAGGTAATTTTATGAATGAAGATATGACTGAAATGGCCGCACTAGCAAAACCGGCGTTCTTGCTCAATGCAGTACTTACAGCTGAAGGCCAGATTGCTCGTATTGTGGCCGGACATTGGTATGATGCTTGGCTCGAGGGAACTAAGACAGTAGAAGAAATCTTCGGCGTTCCAATTAACGGAAAGGCTGACCTTGTAATTGCCTCAGCTGGCGGATTCCCTAAAGATATCAACTTGTATCAAGGTTCAAAAACTATTGATAATGCCTATATTGCAGCCAAAGAAGACGGTGTTATTATTATGCTGCTTGAGTGTCGTGATATTATGGAGCCGCCTGATTTCAGCGGCTGGTTCAACTATGAATCGTTATATGATCGTGAAATTGCTTTGCGCGACGGATTTACCGTGCCAGGTTTTATTGCCTTAAAATGCGGCGCCATGGCTAGACAAATCCCGATGATTCTTGTAACCCTTCCGGAGAACAAGGCTTTTGTTGAAAAGGCTGGGTTTATTGCTGCGGAAACATTGGATGAGGCAATTGCTATTGCTGAACAAAAGCTTGGCCGTAAAGACTATACCGTAACTGTAATGCCTCATGCTGCCAATACTATGCCGATCCTCAAAAAGTAA